The Mytilus trossulus isolate FHL-02 chromosome 3, PNRI_Mtr1.1.1.hap1, whole genome shotgun sequence genome contains a region encoding:
- the LOC134709319 gene encoding uncharacterized protein LOC134709319 — translation MAYSNSSFRGQVPLSCQLCEESNQIKWKCYQCDFLLCTKCQKLHMKVKSNDQHTIINIKDIASQQAKDYIPCEVHSGQNCASFCQTCDEVVCPLCITNTHRKHHMIELADGYKLTIKKIKTFSSELVRKLSNYENGRSTLYSFKSSEEFKYEIEKQIILSRGKVLKDEVEMHTKNLLEELDQRWDHLKQSVNDVDNTTQTINKNLEFRSESLTNALASVKSFDVFQAYKEEKTARKQNIEPVNARFKKLPQYIPGKLQIQQSFHGELKESDDDYEYALDHYELKVIKQYKTELKSIAQIVCCDDETLWIRDNNTKKIQKIQFLNKRVQIVQQLQFVTAGMALALQGDLYFSISEPYLKLLCHTTGKMIESKNSVGTLITGPIHITKQDKIVIRVGEKGPLFPINEPRKVIVMDQDGTIENVYDQNNNGKPLFSAPQRITSDSDNNVYVLDCINKDWSGRIVALDKTNGVRWIYSGHPDINNPFRPRDLVATNLNNVIITDKDSHMIHILNTSGECIHYMNTKDQLSIHCPYSLDIDNRGTLYIGCFTHHGVPDEAKIYTVQISGF, via the coding sequence ATGGCATATTCAAACTCATCTTTTAGAGGACAAGTTCCATTATCTTGTCAGCTGTGTGAAGAATCAAATCAGATCAAATGGAAATGTTATCAATGTGACTTTCTCTTGtgtacaaaatgtcaaaaacttCATATGAAAGTGAAATCTAATGACCAACACACCATTATTAATATCAAAGACATTGCTTCACAGCAGGCAAAGGATTACATTCCATGTGAAGTTCATAGTGGACAAAACTGTGCCTCATTTTGTCAGACATGTGATGAAGTTGTTTGCCCTTTGTGTATCACTAACACTCATAGAAAACATCATATGATCGAATTAGCTGATGGATATAAACTAactatcaagaaaataaaaacttttagtTCAGAGCTTGTTaggaaattatcaaattatgaaaatggAAGATCAACCCTGTATTCATTCAAATCTTCAGAGgaattcaaatatgaaatagaaAAGCAAATAATTCTGAGTCGaggaaaagttttaaaagatGAAGTTGAAATGCACACAAAAAATCTTCTTGAAGAACTTGATCAAAGATGGGATCATCTTAAGCAATCAGTAAATGATGTTGATAATACAACACAGACGATAAacaaaaatttagaatttcGATCTGAGAGTTTAACCAATGCCCTAGCTTCTGTCAAATCTTTTGATGTTTTCCAAGCATACAAAGAAGAGAAAACAGccagaaaacaaaacatagaaccAGTCAATGCTCGTTTCAAAAAACTGCCACAATATATTCCAGGAAAACTACAAATTCAACAGTCATTTCATGGAGAACTTAAGGAGTCTGATGATGATTATGAGTATGCACTTGACCATTATGAACTGAAAGTAATAAAACAGTATAAAACTGAACTGAAAAGCATTGCTCAAATTGTTTGCTGTGACGATGAGACATTGTGGATAAGAGACAATAACactaaaaaaatacagaaaatacaatttttaaataaacggGTACAAATTGTTCAGCAGTTACAGTTTGTGACAGCCGGCATGGCATTAGCATTACAAGGAGACTTATATTTCTCTATTTCAGAACCTTATCTGAAACTGCTTTGCCATACCACTGGAAAAATGATAGAATCAAAAAATAGTGTAGGCACCTTAATAACTGGTCCCATCCACATCACTAAGCAAGATAAGATCGTAATCAGAGTAGGAGAGAAAGGACCCCTCTTCCCTATCAATGAACCGAGAAAAGTGATAGTGATGGATCAAGATGGAACAATAGAGAATGTGTATGATCAAAACAATAATGGAAAACCCCTCTTTTCTGCTCCACAAAGAATAACTTCAGACAGTGACAATAACGTTTATGTTCTAGATTGTATCAATAAAGACTGGAGTGGTAGGATAGTGGCATTAGATAAAACTAATGGAGTGAGATGGATATATAGTGGTCATCCAGATATCAACAATCCATTTAGACCTAGAGATTTAGTGGCTACAAatttaaacaatgtcataattaCAGACAAAGATTCTCATATGATTCATATCCTGAACACTTCGGGAGAGTGTATTCATTACATGAACACTAAGGATCAATTAAGTATCCATTGTCCATACTCTTTAGATATTGACAATAGAGGCACACTGTACATAGGATGTTTTACACATCATGGCGTACCTGATGAAGCCAAAATATATACTGTTCAGATCTCAGGATTTTAA
- the LOC134709210 gene encoding uncharacterized protein LOC134709210: MTFSNSLCHGQTPMLCQLCEESNEIKWKCLQCDFLLCTKCQRIHNKVKSTDQHTIIDIKDIASKQQEAKDNTDFSAIKEEKAARKQTRELHQSIPGKIGEALCGDDDYACEQYGAKVIKQYKTGLILVERVVSGNTGTFWISYTKDKIIKKIQLSNEMLNIVQEIHINCYGMALLQSGDLLISSAESNLKILSHTTGKIINSKYSVKPLITGGVHLIRNEKIVISARKEGPVFPVKGPRQIVLMDIDGKIEKVYDLDNNGKPIFFAPQRITTDTDNNIYVLDTFNTEWNGRIVALDKTNIVRWIYSGIPDVIKDKTFNPRDLISTQLNNIIITDMDSYMIHILNTSGQCIHYMNTKDQLGIVLPYSVDIDNTGTLHIGCNTSKQNKTNLYIVQFSGF; encoded by the coding sequence ATGACATTTTCAAACTCGCTATGTCATGGACAAACTCCAATGCTTTGTCAGTTGTGTGAAGAATCAAATGAGATCAAATGGAAATGTTTACAATGTGATTTTCTCTTGTGTACAAAATGTCAGAGAATTCATAACAAAGTAAAATCTACCGACCAACATACCATTATTGATATCAAAGACATTGCTTCAAAACAACAAGAAGCCAAAGATAACACAGATTTCAGTGCAATAAAAGAGGAAAAAGCAGCAAGAAAACAAACCAGAGAACTGCATCAGAGTATACCAGGAAAAATTGGAGAGGCGCTGTGTGGAGATGATGATTATGCATGTGAACAATATGGAGCTAAAGTTATAAAACAGTATAAAACTGGACTAATACTTGTCGAACGTGTTGTTAGCGGTAATACTGGAACATTTTGGATAAGTTATACTAAAGACAAAATCATAAAGAAAATACAACTATCAAATGAAATGTTGAATATTGTGCaagaaatacatataaattgtTATGGTATGGCATTACTACAGTCAGGAGACCTACTTATATCTTCTGCagaatcaaatcttaaaataCTTTCTCATACCACtggaaaaataattaattcaaaGTATAGTGTAAAACCCTTAATAACTGGTGGAGTCCATTTGATACGGAATGAAAAGATTGTAATCAGCGCCAGAAAAGAAGGACCTGTCTTCCCTGTTAAAGGTCCACGACAAATTGTTTTGATGGATATAGATGGAAAAATAGAGAAGGTGTATGATTTAGACAACAATGGGAAACCTATCTTTTTTGCTCCACAAAGAATAACAACAGACACTgacaataacatttatgttTTGGATACTTTCAATACAGAGTGGAATGGTAGGATAGTGGCATTAGATAAAACCAACATTGTAAGATGGATATATAGTGGAATTCCAGATGTCATCAAAGACAAAACATTCAATCCAAGAGACTTAATTAGTACacaattaaacaatattatCATAACAGATATGGATAGCTATATGATCCATATCCTCAACACTTCAGGACAGTGTATTCATTACATGAACACTAAGGATCAGTTAGGTATTGTGTTACCATACTCTGTAGATATTGACAATACAGGAACACTGCACATTGGTTGCAAtacaagtaaacaaaataaaaccaatttATATATTGTTCAGTTTTCAGGATTCTGA